The Halococcus salsus DNA segment ATCCTTCGTTGGCATCTCATCTAGGAAATCAAGGTAATGTCGCTCCTCCCCTTGTTCGTATATGTGGTCTATTTTCGCAAATACTGTATAATCCTTGAAGTTGTTTGGGAAGTCTCTCGCTATGCTCAGCATATTTTCCTCCCACAACTTGAACACAAAACAACCATCACACTCGCCATTCATCGAGACCTGGTAGTATCTCGCTGCATCCTCAAGCTCTTCCAGAAGCCTCTCTTCCGAATCGTCAGGCATCTCAGGTCCTCCAGATTCAACGTCACTAAGATCAATCCCAAGCCGCTCTGCGAGATCATATAGCTGGGTCCATGGTGGCCGTTCTATTTTCCCTTCGATAGTCACGTAGTCTCCGTCCTCAAGCGAATTTCTGATATTATTGTCGATCCGACTAAGGTGCGTTAGATCCTCTTTTACTGTATCCAAGACGCCATGAAAGG contains these protein-coding regions:
- a CDS encoding DUF6414 family protein, translated to MSISGMPDVYYLDEPRVQQQMQMIHQGQVQKVVETVSSTDSSENEGRVSIYEFLDYHRGSSEENIEDFSRTVQSTPIGQFIAFHGVLDTVKEDLTHLSRIDNNIRNSLEDGDYVTIEGKIERPPWTQLYDLAERLGIDLSDVESGGPEMPDDSEERLLEELEDAARYYQVSMNGECDGCFVFKLWEENMLSIARDFPNNFKDYTVFAKIDHIYEQGEERHYLDFLDEMPTKDRKEQTERRIRKKQLANELDPLYMDGVDDADLHISPPDIVLTPVAIYA